From the Lathyrus oleraceus cultivar Zhongwan6 chromosome 4, CAAS_Psat_ZW6_1.0, whole genome shotgun sequence genome, one window contains:
- the LOC127075130 gene encoding putative pentatricopeptide repeat-containing protein At3g49142, whose product MLPFHKLSHHISELQALVSSFHKSITSLQNPLLPLELLAKALDQNPDIKALKNLHSKIFHLNSHQNPSLGIKLMRAYAACGEPALTRKVFDEMCERNVIFYNVMIRSYVNNHQYNDGLLVFKDMVNGGFRPDNYTYPCVLKACSCSDSLSYGLLIHGAVLKVRMDLNLFVGNGLIAMYGKCGCLVEARRVFDEMLCRDVVSWNSMVAGYAQNILFDNALEICREMEDSGQRPDGGTMASLMPAVANTSPENVLYVEKMFVNLERKNLVSWNVMIRVYMKNSMPRNAVDLYLQMEKNGMEPDAITYASVLPACGDLSALLLGRRIHEYVERKKLRPNLLLENSLIDMYARCGCLEDAKRVFDSMKFRDVASWTSLISSYGMTGQGCNAVELFTEMLNSGQTPDSIAFVAILSACSHSGLLDEGKFYFKQMTNDFRITPRIEHYACLVDLLGRAGRVDEAYNFIKQMPIEPNERVWGTLLSSCRVYSNMDIGLLVADHLLQLAPEQSGYYVLLSNIYAKAGRWKEVTDIRLVMKRRKIRKTPGISNVELNNQVHTFLAGDTSHPQSKEIYEELSVLVGKMKELGYVPETDSALHDVEEEDKEGHLAVHSEKLAIVFALLNTQESQIRITKNLRVCGDCHIAAKLISKIVEREIVVRDTNRFHHFKDGVCSCGDYW is encoded by the coding sequence ATGTTACCTTTTCATAAGCTATCTCACCACATTTCAGAATTACAAGCATTGGTTTCCTCATTCCACAAATCAATAACATCACTACAAAACCCACTTCTTCCTTTGGAACTTCTAGCAAAAGCACTAGACCAAAACCCAGACATCAAAGCCTTGAAAAATCTCCACTCCAAGATTTTTCATCTCAATTCACATCAAAATCCATCTCTAGGTATCAAACTCATGAGGGCATATGCCGCTTGTGGAGAACCTGCGTTGACACGCAAGGTGTTTGATGAAATGTGTGAGAGGAATGTTATTTTCTACAATGTCATGATTAGAAGTTACGTGAATAACCACCAGTACAATGATGGGTTGTTAGTTTTTAAGGACATGGTTAATGGAGGGTTTAGACCTGATAACTATACATACCCTTGTGTTCTTAAGGCTTGCTCTTGCTCTGACAGTTTGAGCTATGGGTTGCTGATTCATGGAGCTGTGTTGAAGGTTCGGATGGATTTGAATTTGTTTGTTGGTAACGGTCTTATTGCTATGTATGGAAAATGTGGATGCTTGGTTGAGGCGCGGCGTGTGTTTGATGAAATGCTGTGTAGAGATGTTGTTTCGTGGAACTCGATGGTTGCGGGGTATGCACAAAACATATTGTTTGATAACGCGTTGGAGATTTGTAGGGAAATGGAGGATTCGGGACAAAGACCGGATGGAGGTACGATGGCTAGTCTCATGCCAGCTGTAGCCAACACTTCACCGGAGAATGTTTTGTATGTTGAGAAGATGTTTGTGAATTTGGAAAGGAAGAATTTGGTATCGTGGAATGTGATGATAAGAGTTTATATGAAAAATTCCATGCCCAGAAATGCTGTGGATTTGTATTTGCAAATGGAGAAAAATGGCATGGAACCGGATGCAATCACATATGCTAGTGTTCTTCCAGCATGTGGGGATCTTTCGGCATTGTTGTTGGGAAGGAGGATTCATGAATATGTTGAGAGGAAGAAATTACGTCCAAATTTGCTACTGGAGAATTCTTTGATCGACATGTACGCAAGGTGCGGATGTTTAGAAGATGCAAAAAGAGTGTTTGACAGTATGAAGTTCCGTGATGTTGCATCATGGACTTCATTGATATCTTCCTATGGTATGACTGGGCAAGGATGTAATGCTGTGGAACTCTTCACAGAAATGCTGAATTCTGGCCAAACTCCAGATTCTATTGCATTCGTTGCAATTCTCTCGGCTTGTAGTCATTCAGGATTATTGGATGAAGGGAAGTTTTACTTTAAACAGATGACAAATGATTTTAGAATAACACCAAGAATCGAACACTATGCTTGTTTGGTTGATCTATTAGGACGTGCCGGCCGTGTAGACGAGGCCTATAATTTTATCAAACAAATGCCAATTGAGCCAAACGAAAGAGTTTGGGGGACACTTCTTAGCTCTTGCAGGGTATATTCAAACATGGATATTGGACTTTTAGTAGCTGACCACTTACTTCAATTAGCTCCTGAGCAATCCGGTTACTATGTTTTGTTATCGAATATTTATGCAAAGGCTGGTAGATGGAAAGAAGTAACGGATATCCGATTAGTAATGAAGAGAAGAAAAATTCGGAAAACTCCCGGCATCAGTAATGTTGAGCTAAACAATCAAGTTCATACATTTCTTGCGGGCGACACATCACATCCGCAGTCAAAGGAAATATATGAAGAGCTAAGTGTGCTGGTGGGGAAGATGAAAGAGTTAGGATATGTACCTGAGACTGATTCAGCACTTCATGATGTGGAGGAGGAGGATAAGGAAGGCCATCTAGCTGTTCACAGTGAAAAGTTAGCTATTGTGTTTGCTCTTTTGAATACACAAGAGTCTCAAATTAGAATTACCAAAAACCTTCGTGTTTGTGGAGATTGTCACATTGCTGCAAAGTTAATCTCCAAAATAGTTGAACGTGAAATTGTTGTTAGAGATACTAATAGATTCCACCATTTTAAGGATGGTGTTTGCTCTTGTGGTGATTATTGGTGA